GTATTCTTATCTATGGACCATTTTGATTCGGCTGAGATGTCATATTCAACAGCTTTAGAAATTGATCCTTCAATTCGCCGTTCAAAATCATTCAAGGTATTGATTCACTTATCTTAATATGAGGAGACTATGGGCAATTTCATTTCTAGGACAAAAGAGCAACCGCTTCAATTCACCAATTTTCAGgaatttttccttattcttcttcttcttcttttctttctagtttttgttttggagGTAGCACTGGGAAACAAATGCAAAATGGTTTCCATTGAAATGTTGGTTGGAATTGGCTAGAAGAATTTTTATCGctaatttttctgtttttgagggagaaattctttatttttttaagttaaaaaaaacattttcaaaatgttgTTGTCGTTGATGACAAACCTATATTTCAGAACTACTTCAAACTTAATGACAAACCACTTGATTGAAGCGTTTGCCATCTAATTTTCTCACTTAACTCTTTCAAGCATACCCTTTCGAATATGTATTCTCGTCATTTTACAAAATATGATTGAATTCAGTTTTTGCCCAGTGCTGCTAGAATGCCCTTcaatattcatttaatatttgcaCACCATTTCTTCAATAGGCGCGAGTTGCTAAACTTCAGGAGAAGCTCAATGCTGTGAGAACACAATAAAATCTGAGATGTGAATCAAGGAATAAGAATAATTGATGACAACAGTTCGAGATTCAGTCATTCCTTCAGGTTGTTTCCAGGTTTCAAATTTCTGACTCAGATTGTTGTTGAAATCTTAATTAGGTTAACTACATAGAAATTCGATGCAGTTTGGAGtttcatgaaaatttgattGGGAATTCGTATAATTCTGCATGAGAATGCTTTTGATCCCAGGAAATATAAGCGGCCAAGTGCACTGGATTGTAGAGTAATTGTTCCCCAATGGGTTATTTTATAGTGTCCTCCTCGTTCCTACCCTGCCACTATGGTCTTGGAGcttaaaaagaatttgtctagagattaataattttaagaattttcaGGTTTGAGATAATTCCTAATCATTTTCATGTTGGAGGAAAAATCACGCAATTTCGCTATCTCACAGTCATTATTCTTAGGGCATGCACTCACATGGAGAaagtgattcctaacatgaaCAGGAAGATGGAAAATTTGATTTGGGATTCTGAAGTTTGCTTATAAATAGGATTGCTACTGGGCATGAATTAGTATAGCAGCCAAAGGGTTCGTGTGCATGGTTAATagtgttcaaaattttcaaatcagaAACTTCTCTTCCAAACTTATTCTTCAAGAAAGCGAAcacatttcatttctttggaTACAGATTAAGCAAATAAATACACACTTTGGCCCCTATCCCGAACTCTGCCCTTGCTGATTTTTCTGCTTGGAATGTTTCTCTCTTGTTGCAATCTCAATGATAGGAAAACTTTGTACATCTTCCATTACTTTCCTTCTTTATAATATTGTTCTTTCAACCGATGGGGAATAGGTTTTGAAAGTGATTCATCAGGCTTTTGCCATTGAAATCGTCCCTTGACTTACAGTAAATAGGAACCTCTTTCTAAGTATTAAATGCCGATCTTTTTTAAGTACTTGGAAACCAAACAGGTCCTAAGTTGGGAGCTATTGCCTTTTATCTCTATACTATACTGTCTAAAGTTAGTTCATTgggtatttaatattttgtgcTTGCTATTCAGCATTTAATGTCTAGTTTCGTTGATTACAATAATTGGCATGTTTCTTAATGCACAAGTcaactttattataaacaaacgCCCGAGCTTCAAAGTGTGCGAAGGGTGTAATATTAGAACTGAAAAGTTTGATACTTTGTCCAATTCTACATAATTGGCTTGGTTTTATCGTGCATTATGAAACTGTGAATTGAATGTGTCTGGCAGGATGCCACCATTGTTGTCATAGACTCAGCTTCCTTTAATTACATCTCAACTAAAAACAGATCAAAGTTGGTGTTATAAGGTGAGTGAACTTCCAACTATTTCATCATACtgctttctcctttttttttttcttctttttttggagAGAATTTCATACAGCTTTTTAATACTAGGGTTCATTGTCCATCCAATGTCACCGATGCGATGCTAATAAAGATACCTTCACCAAGTTATTTCTACGGAACTGGCAATCTTAATACTGCTATCACTAATTAAATAGATCAAAAGGAATTATTTAGGATCGGTGCTGTGACCACATAAAAACATGTCCATGCTCTTCACCTTTGCCCACCATCTGTAGGTCTTCCTCCGGCTGTTACTTCTTTTGTCACTTAAACTGTTGTTGTTGACACCAGAATCCCTCCTGGATTTAAGTTTTCCAATTTGAAAGCATGCTTCCAAGGTTACTTCGTCCCCATTGTGGTCTTTGTGCTTACTGCTGCATCTACTCTCTTCCATTGCTTTATCTGTCTTCACAAGCTGATCATAGTACTCTTTATTCCTTTTCTCCAGCCCATAGATCTGAGCCTGAAGATCTTCAATTTTCTGGTTAAGCAGGTAAACCCTTTGATCATCCCGCAGCTTCAGCATACATCGTGCCATCTCACTTGCCTTCCGTTTCGTGAAAACGGACTCTGCTACCAACCCCTTGTTTTCCTCCATCAAGGAAGCCACCCTATACCCTAATCTTGCATTTTCATTCAGTAATATGAGTCTCTCAGACTCCAAGACCTCTAGCAAACTCTTCTGGAGCTCTGTCTTCCTAGACGAATCACAGCATTGCTTTTCCAGGATGCTTACCTCATTTGTAATAATGTCATACTCCACATTCTTGATGACAAACTCAGCGAGTAAAGCATCATTGTTTACCATAGCACTATCTTTAACGGGTATTACAGACACTTGCTGGTAGGACAGGGAGCTCTCCGCATCAGACTCCATCTGACTGATCCCTGAATCTTCGGCGCCATCAAAAGATTCTAGGGTTGAAGTAACAGAAGACTGTCTTTTGTGATGTTTGGCGATGGTTTGGATGTAGCGATCGGATAAGGTGGTGTAAGCAGTGTACAGTTCCTGGAGAAGCGCTAGCAGTTGAGGGCGTTTGTTGAAGTAATATTCTGCACGTTCAGCAAATGTGTTCCCAACATCGTCCTCTTCAGCATTTTTCATAGCAAGTAAATTGATCCTCTGCTCCATATCTGTCATAGCACATCATGTGTATCATGTGTATCAATCAAGACCACTTGAAAGccaaagaaataagaaaataagtacTCTCTGAAAATGCGACAAACCAAATAATGAATAACCATATGAGCTAACTGACTACACATTAGATTTGTTGGACAccttttaaaatagaatttactATTGGACAGCTGAAACTTGTAAATATATGGCTAATTCATATGTTTCAATTATGTTTGGAAAGCAAAAAGATTAGAGATTCGAAAAAAAGTTCCAATAATCTGTTTGCCAAAGAATATACACTATTCAGGGTtgagagggaaagaaaaaaccaagaCGGGACAATATGCAATGGAGATTCTCTAAACTGATTTAATATTCCAAAATCTATTGATGTGACGTTTCATCTCTCAGAAACGAACAAATGATATTggctataattttattaaaagatattGGGCCAGCTTGGTTCAGTTTTCTTTGGAattgcaattttcttttaaagataAAGAATGCTGGGCCAATAGCTATTGGGAATATAAAGGATAGAGGAACAAATGTTCACGAGGATAGCAACAAATtataactcaaaattttgaattcctGTCAAATCGTGGGGCAGAAGGTATGGTTCCCTGCCCTAGATGGTTCCTTTTGGCATAACTTTGTTATCCAGGAAAACGACCCATCCATCAATACAACCTCTATCAGAATATTACcatcatttaaaattctattaaaCTATTTTGAATGGAACTTAACCtctcaaatcaaattcttataaaattgaaactattcaaaataatttgaattccTAAACGAACAAAATGGCAAAATTCCccaaatgaaaaaggaaatgcCAATTGATTCACAAAGTTCAAAGTCGTCACGGGTTTGCATCAATCAGGCATATGATAAGATGCTCTTTACAGGAAAGTTGTTGAGGACTGCACATTGGTAGGGATGAAAGAACAGAAAGGTCGCTGTTCCGAATTCCAAGAAAGGTTCATATATACACTCCTCCCTCCCACGCGAAAGGTAACCTGGTTTGGTGTGAATTATGGAGAATTCCCTTCTCACAGTTTCggagtttcaaattttaaaataaagtggGAACAAAATACCATGGGGACggaaattcaaaatcaaacctGGGCCAACTTCAGACTCTCAAACTATTCTTACTTCAAACCACCTACCCTTTCTACTGCAATAAATTCTCAACATGGATACGTAATCAGTCAGTAGGTAAGTCTTTTCCTTAGGCTAAAGCTTAACTCCCAAAGTCTTTTCCTTAGGCTAAAGCTTAACTCCCACCCCCACCTCCCTGGTCCCTAGTATTATGGCaagagaacaagaaagaaattgaaaataaggtAAAGGGGTGTGTTTTAACTTTCAAGTCAACAGTTACTGTTACCTGCGAGAGTGGAAGACAACGTTGAAGAAGACTTGGCGCCGAGTATTACACTGTTTCTGTTGCCGCTGAGAATATCACACGATGGAGATGAAGGCCTTCGATGGGTCCAAACCTCTTCTTCCTCCGGGGACATCATTGATATCTCAAACGTTAGCCCGTTTGGCCGCACAATTCAACCTCCGGTTCCTCTCAAGTGCCTCTCCTCGCTCAAAGTGCATCAACCACAGAACACACTAGCAGCTGACAACACGGTTTGTGTTAACCAACCGACAAAAATATGTGCAAAACCACTACTTCAGAATAACCAAACATAAAAGGAACAAAATTTTCCTGGAATCAGGcaacattaattaaaaaataagggcAAAGATAAGCAACACATGATTCTATCACTACAAGGCACAAGCACACATTTAATTTTGGGTGCAAACACTTCAAAACCATTACAATACATGTGCCATCattatcaataattaaaaacatttattgtTTGGTGCGAAAAACAATTTATGACTATCTTTAAAGTCTTTCATGGAAATTATTTTGCAATTGCAAATTAACTATTTCGATAAATTGTTGGACAAACAAAGATCATTTATGTTGTGATTTTATTGAGCGTCAGGAGTAATGATAGTCAGTTTCCAGTTAAAAAGGCATGACCCATAAGGTCATTGGGGTAGGCGAGCACAAAATCCAACGCCATAAAAGAAGCAGACCGTACAAAAACCAACCTGCGCTtagaatagaaaaataataaacagtGCAGTATGGGGAACCAAAttgaaattcttaaaaaagTTGGCGAAGATCTCGAAAAATTTCAGCGGAAAGATGAACAAGTGTAAATCAAATCACAGAGTCTCTCAATATTCATGGTACTGTGGAGACCGTATTACTCAAATCCCCAggttattatataataatgctTCCTCGATTCGTTTGCTGCGATCTTTTCCTTTAGGCACTGGATCACCACAAACAAATCTGAAAGCATTTTATGCTACACTACTCGGAGAGTTAAAACATGGAAAATACTTTCCGACGAATTGGTACCTGCTGCGATTCAATTAAATGTTGAGATAAAAAATGAGAGCAGCTGAGCTTAAGATTGCTAGGTAGGGAGGAAAacggaaggaaagaaaagggagaaagaaagatcagGGAGAGATGTTTGAAGAACAACGATTCCAGGAACCGGATTTCAGGAACCGCAATCCTCGTTTTCAGCTAGTAATTGAAGAACATCGAACGCTAGTGCACTAAACTACAAAGAACTTGTATAAACTTGAAATTATCATGCCTGGAATAAAAAAAccgaacaaaatgaaaaccgTCTACAGCTTAAGGCAACGCTGATATTCATCTTCTAAGCAACCAAGCAGGATTTTCACATCAGTGGACAGTAGACAGAAAAAGAGTATAACAGAGAAACAAATGCAGAAAGAGTAGTAGGTGATCCAGAAGAAATCAAGTAGTGTGGTAAAGAAGAAACCGTGAAAATTACCTAAAATGGCAGAGCCTCCGAATCAGTCAAAGGAAATCCGAGATAGAGCCATTCCGGCGAGAGGTGGAGGGTGAGGGTTGTGATCGAAAGAGCTGAGAGGATAAATGtatgtttaaaatttgaagagatTACGCATTTAACGAGGAAAGGAAATGAACCGAAAATAGAAAgcgagggagagggagagggaaagggggagagagagagaggaacacTTCAGAgttcatataataataataataataataataataataaatataataataataataataataataataataaatataataataataacagtaataataataaaaagggaGTTCCTTTTTAACTTGACATTTTCCAATAACGTATGcgttttaaatgtttgaatttcattttgaagACATGcctttatattcttttttaaggtataaatttgattattttaaactttatgtTATAATTATTCTTTCCCATGTGGTGCtactataaattatttgtaattaaaaaaataagtcatgtgctatattttaatttaatatatgtaaattcatttactttatatttattagcatctatgtttttttttcgagaACAACAAATAAAGTACGAAATTTTAAGGCGAGATATTATAGGTTACTTTTTATTAGTGCCGTTCATCATAAACAAATaactttcaaaacaaaatttaaaattcttgttCAACTAAAATaggaatattaattttctgaCTAGAGTAGTGACTAGAGTAGTTACTCTATTGTTTTGGAGAGTTGCAGCAGCTTATTCTTTGTAGTTAGTTCTCATGTCCACGAGAGCccaattatgagatcccacgtcggttggagaggagaacaaaacattttttataagggtgtgaaaacctcctcctcttagcagatgcgttttaaaaaccttgaggagaaacccgaaaaagaaaggtcaaagaagacaatatttatagtggtgggcttgagttgttacaaatggtatcagagccagacaccggatgatataccaacgaggaggctgaaccccgaagggggtggacacgaggcggtgtgctaacaaggacgctgagcctcaaaagggggtggattgagagctaccacatcgattgaagaaagaaatgagtgtcagcgaaaATATTGGACCCGAACGAGGGTGCATTGTGAAGATCTCTCGACAGAAACCAAGGAAATTCAATTACTTACTACAAAATAGGTAGAAACCAGCCCTACTCCCACTGTAAATCCATTGAAATAGCAAATGAACTGAATAGTACAACAAAATCTTCATTTCGAAATTAAATTCAGTGAATTAGTGCTTCATCATTGATTTATAAGGCTAAAGCTGAAAACTAATCAATTACCATTAGTCAGCCAAATCAGTTCCTCCATAGCGACAACCAACTTGTTCCCCTTCTAATAGCCTCTCTACCACATCCGAAGTTAACCCAACCATCTCCATTGTTTTCTCCCAGACTTGGTAAGAAGTCTCGACGTTGTGTGCCTCTTCTGAAGGATTTGTTGGACGGCACTCTTGGGAAAGAAATGCACAAACAGGCCACTGATCTGCTTTAAGTAGTTCACAGTACTCTGGAACTTGAGGATCCGTGGCTGCAAAGAGAGTGCTTCTGGAACCTGCAATTGCCGAAGAATAATGATGCATGTTTCATTTCGAATATCAAGAAGCATAGAGAAAGACgggaaagaaaatataaaacatgCATCCGGGCTCAGCCAAGacatatttgaaattgatCAACTTCAAACCATCTTCGTAGGATTTTCATTAATGCTGCTAAATAATAGCATACTCTtacatttttcatcaagattaaaactaaaatttgttATCTGATGTTActactttctttcattttaggATAAGTTGAAgttaagaacaaagaacaaaaaaattatgaaaatggtCTCTATGTGGCTCATAGGCAGCAAAGGCCCAAAGCATGCATCTGGATGTTACACAGTTATAGTACTTAGGTTAACCCACATGTCGAGCAGCACGCACTAATACCCCCAAAAAGATTGACATGTATCGTATTTACTTGAGACAATAAAGAATGTCACCGCTTGAAACGACTAACCTTCTTGAGGACTAAAGATAAAATAAGGAATTAGGCCATAAGCAGCttgaacaaattttgaaagatcTCTTGCCTGCATCGATAGACAAAATTAAACTTGTCGCAATTCATATTGACTACATTCAGAAGATATAATTCTAATACCTAACTTATAGTGAAACCGCTCAGCACAATTCTATAGTTAATGATATTACAATAAGCTATAAGGTACAGCAAATATAATATTCCAGACAATGGCTTATAATTTTTGGTAACATGAATGTGGGTTTTGAACAGTCATCATCAACATAAGGCTTAGCAATAATCATGTAAATTATACTATGTTTTGGAGTGGAATGCGAGCTAAACACAAGAACAGACTGCAGACAAATTAACAACAGTGTAAGTTACAGCTCTCAGAGTGAATTGCATACAGATAAAGGGCATTTCAGTAAGTGaacattttctaaaaagttTTAGAAGTAGCTGACAATTCTAGTAGAAACCCAATCCACTTATTAAGATGTCATTCAAATACTTCAGTAACATACACAGTTTCAGTTAACAAATAGTCAAGTATCGTTAACACTTCTGAAAGATAATGATGGGATAACATTATATATGTGATTACTTCAATCTTATATCATACCAAGGGAACAAGATTCTATATCTAAAGTCTTGTTTCGGCTATAAAAGGCTAAAAACTTACCACATTTGTATGAACAATCCCAGGTGATACACACACTACATTGATGCCAGATTCAACAGGCAGCTTCTTATGAAGAACACTGCTAAACATAACCTGTAATCCGGAAACCATCAGACCAAGCTATGTAATGTTGGCACCCATGAGAAGTATTTACACAGCTTTTACAAATCAGTAGTTAAGATCAAGTCAGAAAATCAAAAGGTAAGATATTAACGCACAGTGAATACATCATCTAAGAATCAACAACTTGCCCGGTGAGTTATTAGCAAAAGTAATTGAATAAACAAAACGGGGATATTATTAATGTTCATTTAATATGATTGACAAGTTCAAGACTCCTTCCTGAAAGAATAGGATGTACAGGAAGAAGCAAAATGTGAAACAAAAATCACACAGATACTAGGAACAAGGAAAATCTTATATAGAAGAGACAGAAATTTCAAGGTTACTGAAGCATCCTTGATTTGTTGAATTAGGCTAAAGATTTTAACAAATTCACGCTCCCAAAGAGAGGTGCTTCGCCATGGATTGACATTTTAGAAGGGGTGAAAACAACAACTAGACAGAATAAGACCGTTGTTTTACATgttaataaatgataaaattttccaagaaagaagaaattgtgGGAGGAAATGCGTAATTGCCGAGTAACATAAGTATACCTGTGCCAGCTTACTGCTCGAATATCCAACTAAGCTTGTGAATTTCCTTTTCGATGAAATGATATTCATGTCTTCCGTGTCAACAAAGCCAACATAATGCATCTACATATTAAGCATGTAATGATGATTACAATGACAGAAACAAGCATCAAAGTGATCAATACAAAATATCTATGTTGTCACCATGAATACATGATCTCTAGGAATAACTAACTAAGTTTTGCTTCCAAGTTATTAGTGGACATAGAGCTGTAGGAATTGAAACATGTCAATGTTGACAATCCGATCCTGGATTCTCCATGCAACTGATGTGTATAATTTACAGAGATCTGGAAGCTAAATCATACCATATTTTTCCTAGGCTATATCTTTATTACACAGACAATGTATGCCCTTAATTGTGCTATTTACAGCTTATTATCGGTTATCACTCATATAGAGCTACCAATTTTCATTACTTAGCATTCACAAGTGTCAATCACTTCTTATACACGAAAAAAACACTAACAAACAGTTAAGATAAAatgagtaaaataaaatttattagctAAGCACATAATGCATACAGATATGGCTTGAAACAGATTACCATTTCAATATATGCACATGTATACACATTATATGATGCAAAAAACATGTGTTCTATACTTTTGTATAGTGCCCGCGAAACTTACAACGGAGTTCACATTAATTATTCGGCTTGGGGAACCTCTGATAAGGGATGGCAAGAGTAATATTGAAAGCAATGCAGGTGCCAAATGATTCACTTGCAGGTGCTCTTCATAACCATCTTTAGAAAATTTTTGTGGCTCTAGAGACAACAAACTCAAATTAAGCCAAGACATTGGCACATATTTCTTCACCAAATAACAAATACTATTATAATCAAAAGAATGCAATTGCCCCACAACTACAATaagatgaatgaaaagaaatgaatattcagagttattttattttctgaaaTCGGAGTTTTAGGATCATAAAAAGCATTTATACTCCTAGGAATAGTCTGCATGAATGTTTATAACAGAAAAAGGTGCACAAGAGCTGGAAACTAGTATAGAAATAGTAATCAATGAGCC
This genomic interval from Cucurbita pepo subsp. pepo cultivar mu-cu-16 chromosome LG20, ASM280686v2, whole genome shotgun sequence contains the following:
- the LOC111782783 gene encoding kinase-interacting family protein-like; translation: MMSPEEEEVWTHRRPSSPSCDILSGNRNSVILGAKSSSTLSSTLADMEQRINLLAMKNAEEDDVGNTFAERAEYYFNKRPQLLALLQELYTAYTTLSDRYIQTIAKHHKRQSSVTSTLESFDGAEDSGISQMESDAESSLSYQQVSVIPVKDSAMVNNDALLAEFVIKNVEYDIITNEVSILEKQCCDSSRKTELQKSLLEVLESERLILLNENARLGYRVASLMEENKGLVAESVFTKRKASEMARCMLKLRDDQRVYLLNQKIEDLQAQIYGLEKRNKEYYDQLVKTDKAMEESRCSSKHKDHNGDEVTLEACFQIGKLKSRRDSGVNNNSLSDKRSNSRRKTYRWWAKVKSMDMFLCGHSTDPK
- the LOC111782785 gene encoding dehydrogenase/reductase SDR family member FEY-like — encoded protein: MPNQENTKSREIYIEGERETEVARLRVPISTFKLASSNCMLMEGLTSSSDELKKKKKKEEDMEHEKEEKKNSKKGALGWIEWLRGWMYVIHEMLFQRILASHLQNPMPLPPVNDLTCIVTGSTSGIGREIARQLAESGAHVVMAVRNPKAALDLIQKWQNEWSGMGLPLNIEVMELDLLSLDSVVKFAEAYNARMGPLHVLINNAGIFSIGEPQKFSKDGYEEHLQVNHLAPALLSILLLPSLIRGSPSRIINVNSVMHYVGFVDTEDMNIISSKRKFTSLVGYSSSKLAQVMFSSVLHKKLPVESGINVVCVSPGIVHTNVARDLSKFVQAAYGLIPYFIFSPQEGSRSTLFAATDPQVPEYCELLKADQWPVCAFLSQECRPTNPSEEAHNVETSYQVWEKTMEMVGLTSDVVERLLEGEQVGCRYGGTDLAD